Proteins encoded in a region of the Phacochoerus africanus isolate WHEZ1 chromosome 8, ROS_Pafr_v1, whole genome shotgun sequence genome:
- the MAF gene encoding transcription factor Maf isoform X1: MASELAMSNSDLPTSPLAMEYVNDFDLMKFEVKKEPVETDRIISQCGRLIAGGSLSSTPMSTPCSSVPPSPSFSAPSPGSGSEQKAHLEDYYWMTGYPQQLNPEALGFSPEDAVEALISNSHQLQGGFDGYARGAQQLASAAGAGAGASLGSSGEEMGPAAAVVSAVIAAAAAQSGAGPHYHHHHHHHAAGHHHHPTAGAPGAAGSASASAGGAGGAGSGGPASAGGGGGGGGGGGGGGAAGAGGALHPHHAAGGLHFDDRFSDEQLVTMSVRELNRQLRGVSKEEVIRLKQKRRTLKNRGYAQSCRFKRVQQRHVLESEKNQLLQQVDHLKQEISRLVRERDAYKEKYEKLVSSGFRENGSSSDNPSSPEFFITGPTHKLEPSAGHLETKAFQCITAVLINSPVRGSWVRIRRNAHQGFWLYHVPDWTEAMVFDLDYRFAKSTEI; the protein is encoded by the exons ATGGCATCAGAACTGGCAATGAGCAACTCCGACCTGCCCACCAGTCCCCTGGCCATGGAATATGTTAATGACTTCGATCTGATGAAGTTTGAAGTGAAAAAGGAACCGGTGGAGACCGACCGCATCATCAGCCAGTGCGGCCGTCTCATCGCCGGGGGCTCGCTGTCCTCCACCCCCATGAGCACGCCGTGCAGCTCGgtgcccccttcccccagcttctCGGCGCCCAGCCCGGGCTCGGGCAGCGAGCAGAAGGCGCACCTGGAAGACTACTACTGGATGACCGGCTATCCGCAGCAGCTGAACCCCGAGGCGCTGGGCTTCAGCCCCGAGGACGCGGTCGAGGCGCTCATCAGCAACAGCCACCAGCTCCAGGGCGGCTTCGATGGCTACGCGCGCGGGGCGCAGCAGCTGGCCTCGGCGGCCGGGGCCGGCGCCGGCGCCTCCCTGGGCAGCAGCGGCGAGGAGATGGGCCCCGCCGCCGCCGTGGTGTCCGCCGTGATCGCCGCGGCCGCTGCGCAGAGCGGCGCGGGCCcgcactaccaccaccaccaccaccaccacgccgctggccaccaccaccacccgaCGGCCGGCGCGCCCGGCGCCGCGGGCAGCGCGTCCGCCTCGGCCGGTGGCGCGGGCGGCGCGGGCAGCGGCGGCCCGGCCAGcgccgggggcggcggcggcggcggcggcggcggaggcggcggcggagcggcgggggcggggggcgccctGCACCCGCACCATGCCGCCGGCGGCCTGCACTTCGACGACCGCTTTTCCGATGAGCAGCTGGTGACCATGTCGGTGCGCGAGCTGAACCGGCAGCTGCGCGGGGTCAGCAAGGAGGAGGTGATCCGGCTGAAGCAGAAGAGGCGGACCCTGAAAAACCGCGGCTATGCCCAGTCCTGCCGCTTCAAGAGGGTGCAGCAGAGGCACGTCCTGGAGTCCGAGAAGAACCAGCTGCTGCAGCAGGTCGACCACCTCAAGCAGGAGATCTCCAGGCTGGTGCGCGAGAGGGACGCGTACAAGGAGAAATACGAGAAGTTGGTGAGCAGCGGCTTCCGAGAAAACGGCTCGAGCAGCGACAACCCGTCCTCTCCCGAGTTTTTCAT AACTGGGCCCACTCACAAGTTGGAGCCATCAGCGGGACACTTAGAGACGAAGGCTTTTCAATGTATAACCGCGGTGCTCATTAACTCTCCTGTCCGAGGGTCCTGGGTACGGATCCGCAGGAACGCACACCAGGGCTTCTGGCTTTACCACGTGCCCGACTGGACAGAGGCGATGGTTTTCGACCTGGACTATAGGTTTGCGAAATCCACTGAAATTTAA
- the MAF gene encoding transcription factor Maf isoform X3, translating to MASELAMSNSDLPTSPLAMEYVNDFDLMKFEVKKEPVETDRIISQCGRLIAGGSLSSTPMSTPCSSVPPSPSFSAPSPGSGSEQKAHLEDYYWMTGYPQQLNPEALGFSPEDAVEALISNSHQLQGGFDGYARGAQQLASAAGAGAGASLGSSGEEMGPAAAVVSAVIAAAAAQSGAGPHYHHHHHHHAAGHHHHPTAGAPGAAGSASASAGGAGGAGSGGPASAGGGGGGGGGGGGGGAAGAGGALHPHHAAGGLHFDDRFSDEQLVTMSVRELNRQLRGVSKEEVIRLKQKRRTLKNRGYAQSCRFKRVQQRHVLESEKNQLLQQVDHLKQEISRLVRERDAYKEKYEKLVSSGFRENGSSSDNPSSPEFFI from the exons ATGGCATCAGAACTGGCAATGAGCAACTCCGACCTGCCCACCAGTCCCCTGGCCATGGAATATGTTAATGACTTCGATCTGATGAAGTTTGAAGTGAAAAAGGAACCGGTGGAGACCGACCGCATCATCAGCCAGTGCGGCCGTCTCATCGCCGGGGGCTCGCTGTCCTCCACCCCCATGAGCACGCCGTGCAGCTCGgtgcccccttcccccagcttctCGGCGCCCAGCCCGGGCTCGGGCAGCGAGCAGAAGGCGCACCTGGAAGACTACTACTGGATGACCGGCTATCCGCAGCAGCTGAACCCCGAGGCGCTGGGCTTCAGCCCCGAGGACGCGGTCGAGGCGCTCATCAGCAACAGCCACCAGCTCCAGGGCGGCTTCGATGGCTACGCGCGCGGGGCGCAGCAGCTGGCCTCGGCGGCCGGGGCCGGCGCCGGCGCCTCCCTGGGCAGCAGCGGCGAGGAGATGGGCCCCGCCGCCGCCGTGGTGTCCGCCGTGATCGCCGCGGCCGCTGCGCAGAGCGGCGCGGGCCcgcactaccaccaccaccaccaccaccacgccgctggccaccaccaccacccgaCGGCCGGCGCGCCCGGCGCCGCGGGCAGCGCGTCCGCCTCGGCCGGTGGCGCGGGCGGCGCGGGCAGCGGCGGCCCGGCCAGcgccgggggcggcggcggcggcggcggcggcggaggcggcggcggagcggcgggggcggggggcgccctGCACCCGCACCATGCCGCCGGCGGCCTGCACTTCGACGACCGCTTTTCCGATGAGCAGCTGGTGACCATGTCGGTGCGCGAGCTGAACCGGCAGCTGCGCGGGGTCAGCAAGGAGGAGGTGATCCGGCTGAAGCAGAAGAGGCGGACCCTGAAAAACCGCGGCTATGCCCAGTCCTGCCGCTTCAAGAGGGTGCAGCAGAGGCACGTCCTGGAGTCCGAGAAGAACCAGCTGCTGCAGCAGGTCGACCACCTCAAGCAGGAGATCTCCAGGCTGGTGCGCGAGAGGGACGCGTACAAGGAGAAATACGAGAAGTTGGTGAGCAGCGGCTTCCGAGAAAACGGCTCGAGCAGCGACAACCCGTCCTCTCCCGAGTTTTTCAT TTAG
- the MAF gene encoding transcription factor Maf isoform X2: MASELAMSNSDLPTSPLAMEYVNDFDLMKFEVKKEPVETDRIISQCGRLIAGGSLSSTPMSTPCSSVPPSPSFSAPSPGSGSEQKAHLEDYYWMTGYPQQLNPEALGFSPEDAVEALISNSHQLQGGFDGYARGAQQLASAAGAGAGASLGSSGEEMGPAAAVVSAVIAAAAAQSGAGPHYHHHHHHHAAGHHHHPTAGAPGAAGSASASAGGAGGAGSGGPASAGGGGGGGGGGGGGGAAGAGGALHPHHAAGGLHFDDRFSDEQLVTMSVRELNRQLRGVSKEEVIRLKQKRRTLKNRGYAQSCRFKRVQQRHVLESEKNQLLQQVDHLKQEISRLVRERDAYKEKYEKLVSSGFRENGSSSDNPSSPEFFMYPRESSTSVM; the protein is encoded by the exons ATGGCATCAGAACTGGCAATGAGCAACTCCGACCTGCCCACCAGTCCCCTGGCCATGGAATATGTTAATGACTTCGATCTGATGAAGTTTGAAGTGAAAAAGGAACCGGTGGAGACCGACCGCATCATCAGCCAGTGCGGCCGTCTCATCGCCGGGGGCTCGCTGTCCTCCACCCCCATGAGCACGCCGTGCAGCTCGgtgcccccttcccccagcttctCGGCGCCCAGCCCGGGCTCGGGCAGCGAGCAGAAGGCGCACCTGGAAGACTACTACTGGATGACCGGCTATCCGCAGCAGCTGAACCCCGAGGCGCTGGGCTTCAGCCCCGAGGACGCGGTCGAGGCGCTCATCAGCAACAGCCACCAGCTCCAGGGCGGCTTCGATGGCTACGCGCGCGGGGCGCAGCAGCTGGCCTCGGCGGCCGGGGCCGGCGCCGGCGCCTCCCTGGGCAGCAGCGGCGAGGAGATGGGCCCCGCCGCCGCCGTGGTGTCCGCCGTGATCGCCGCGGCCGCTGCGCAGAGCGGCGCGGGCCcgcactaccaccaccaccaccaccaccacgccgctggccaccaccaccacccgaCGGCCGGCGCGCCCGGCGCCGCGGGCAGCGCGTCCGCCTCGGCCGGTGGCGCGGGCGGCGCGGGCAGCGGCGGCCCGGCCAGcgccgggggcggcggcggcggcggcggcggcggaggcggcggcggagcggcgggggcggggggcgccctGCACCCGCACCATGCCGCCGGCGGCCTGCACTTCGACGACCGCTTTTCCGATGAGCAGCTGGTGACCATGTCGGTGCGCGAGCTGAACCGGCAGCTGCGCGGGGTCAGCAAGGAGGAGGTGATCCGGCTGAAGCAGAAGAGGCGGACCCTGAAAAACCGCGGCTATGCCCAGTCCTGCCGCTTCAAGAGGGTGCAGCAGAGGCACGTCCTGGAGTCCGAGAAGAACCAGCTGCTGCAGCAGGTCGACCACCTCAAGCAGGAGATCTCCAGGCTGGTGCGCGAGAGGGACGCGTACAAGGAGAAATACGAGAAGTTGGTGAGCAGCGGCTTCCGAGAAAACGGCTCGAGCAGCGACAACCCGTCCTCTCCCGAGTTTTTCAT GTACCCAAGGGAATCCTCTACATCAGTGATGTGA